The Prionailurus bengalensis isolate Pbe53 chromosome A3, Fcat_Pben_1.1_paternal_pri, whole genome shotgun sequence genome includes a window with the following:
- the UCN gene encoding urocortin produces MRQVGRAALLAALLLLAALRPGSSQWSPEAAVAGVRDPSLRWSPGARNQDGGARALLLLLAERFPRRAGPGGWGPRTAGERPRRDDPPLSIDLTFHLLRTLLELARTQSQRERAEQNRIIFESVGK; encoded by the coding sequence ATGAGGCAGGTGGGACGCGCGGCGCTGCTGGCGGCGCTGCTGCTCCTGGCGGCGCTGCGCCCGGGGAGCAGCCAGTGGAGCCCGGAGGCGGCGGTCGCGGGGGTCCGGGACCCGAGTCTGCGCTGGAGCCCTGGGGCGCGGAACCAGGACGGCGGGGCCCGCGCGCTACTCTTGCTGCTGGCCGAGCGCTTCCCGCGCCGCGCGGGGCCGGGAGGATGGGGACCCCGGACTGCGGGAGAACGGCCAAGACGGGACGACCCTCCGCTATCCATTGACCTCACCTTCCACCTGCTGCGGACCCTGCTGGAGCTGGCGCGGACGCAGAGTCAGCGGGAGCGCGCCGAGCAGAACCGCATTATATTCGAGTCCGTGGGCAAGTGA